The window ACCGAAGAAACTTCGCTGCAAGCCCTGCAAGCCGGCGCGGCCAGCTACGTGCCGAAAGCAGCGCTCAATCATCTGCTCGCACAAACCGTGCGCGATGTGTTCGCGCTTCGCCTCGCCCAGCTCAACCAGCAAAAACTGATGGGCTGTATGCAGCAGGGGCAATTGCATTTTAGCCTGGGCAACGACGCCGATTTCATTCCGCCGTTTATCAACTACGTGCAGAATCTGCTCTGCAGCGTCGGCCTGTGTGACGAGTCGAGCGTCATCCGCGTGTGCATTGCGTTCGAGGAAGCGCTTCGCAACGCCCTTTTTCATGGTAACCTCGAGCTCACCAGCCAGCAGCGCGACGGCGATAGCGCTGTCTATCAGCAGTTAGTGAGTGAGCGCCGCACATCACCGCCTTACAGCCAGCGGCAACTGCATGTGAGCATCGAGGTGACGCCGCGCAGCGGCACGTTTGTCGTGCGCGACGAAGGGCCTGGTTTCGATCCGCATACGCTGCCTGATCCAACCGATCCCGAGAACATCGAACGCGTGAGTGGCCGCGGGCTGTTGCTGATGAAGACCTTCATGGACGAAGTTCGCTACAACGTGAGTGGCAACGAAGTGACGATGATCAAGCGCGCGCCAGCCGAGCAGCAGAGCCAGGAAATTCCCGCCTGAGCACCACGCGCTTCGACTGGCAACCCTCATGTAGGTCAGGCACTTCAGTGCCTGACCCACGCAGAGCAGAATAAGCTCGAGTTACGCAGTAAACAGCCGGTCCGTTCCCATATACGGCAGATTGAAGTCACTCAGCGCGTCGCCCGTATTGGCATAGAAGTCATCGTCGCCGGTGTAGCCCAGCAGGCTGTCGGCAGCGCCATCGTTGCCGGTCGTCAGCGACGAGGCCAGGCCGCTAGGATGGCTCGTCGTCCAACTGAGCAACATGCTGATCAGCGCCAGATCATTAGCATCGCCGGCAGTCGAGCTTGCGCTGTTGGTGGTATTTCCAGCAAACAGCAAGTCGCGACCGTCGTCGCCGTTGATGGTGTCGCCACCAGTGCCGCCGATCAGAATGTCGTCGCCGGTGCGGCCCACGAGTGTGTCAGCGCCAGCGCCGCCGCTGATAACGTCGTCGCCCTCGTCGCCGTACAACCCGTCGTTGCCGCCGTTGCCGAAGACCCGGTCGTTGCCAGCGCCCGCGCTGACCGTGTCGTCGCCCATGCCAGCATTGATGTAATCGTCGCCAGCGCCACTGAAGATCTGATCGTTCGCGCCGCCGCCATAGATAATGTCGTTACCGCCGAGGCTGCTGAGCACATCGGCGCCACCGGTTGGCAGGTCTTGTTCGCCCAGCGTATCGCCCCAGATGACATTGTTGCCGCCGCTGGCGTTGATTTTGTCGTTGCCAGCGCCGCCGATGATCAGATCATCTTGCATGCCGCTCGAGGCGTAGTCGTCCCCTTCGGCCAGATCGATGGTGGTCGGCACGAGCACGCCCGTGGCGATGACGTAATCGTTCCCTTCGCCCGAGTTGACGATCAACCGACCGGTGACCGGGTACAAGCCGCTGCCCGCGTCGGTGCGCACGAGCACGACGCCCGCCGACGCATAGCTGATGATGATCATGTCGGGATTTGGCGTGCCGATCACCAGCAAGTCGCCATTGCTGGGCGTGACGACGGGCTGCGCCCCTTGAATCGCGATGCGGACGATGCCGGTGTCACTCAGTTCGCCGTCGCTGACGCTGAACGTGAACAGATCAAGCCCGGTCGCGCCGGGGAGCGGAGTGTAAGTGAAGGCCCCGGTCGCCGCGTTGAACGACGTGATCGTGCCGAGGTTGGGATTCATCGAAATGCCGTAGATCAGCGTCGGGCTATCCGGATCGCTGGCCGTCAGGACGCCGCTAACCGGCGTATTCAACACTGCCGGCAACGTTTGATCGTTGGCTACTGGCGGATCGTTGACGGCGACGACAGTGACCGTAAACGGTTCCGTCGTGGTCTTGTCGTCGGCAGTATTCAAAATGCCGTCGAAGCCGGCGTCGCGAACGGTGATGGTGATCGTGGCGGAACCTGTCTGCCCCGGAGTCGACGAATAAACCAGCGTGCCGGTTGACGACGGCGAGGTGTACGAGATCGAGGGATTGGCAATCAGCGCCGGATTGCTGCTGACAGCGGTCACGCTGATGGCTTGGATTTCGCCGCCGGCGGTGATGCCAGTGAGGCTGACCATTTGCGGCCCGGCGTTTTCATTCACACTCACGTCGTTGACCGGATTGATCGTCGGCGGGTTGTCGTTCTGCACCGTAATGGTGAATGTCTGCGGAATGCTCAGCTCGACGCCGCCGTTCGCCGTGCCGCCGTTGTCTTGTGCGACGATGGTGATGGTGGAAGTGCCCGACGCGCCTGGCGCTGGCGTGAACGTCAGCGTGCCGTTGGCGGCGATGCTCGGCGCAACCGAGAAGATCGCCGGATTCGAATTGCCCGTAACGCTCAGCGTCACGGCCTGGCCCGCTTCATTGGCCGGACCAGCCACAATCGTGGTGGCTTGGCCAGCGAAGGTTTGCGGACCCGCAGTATTCGGCACGGTGCGGTTCGGGCCGATGGCGAATGTCGGCGCGTCGTTGACAGGCGCGACAGTAATGGTGAACGTCTGCGCCGCGCTCGTATCGACACCGCCGTTTGCCAAACCACCGTTATCTTGCACAACGACGGTGATGGTCGCACTGCCGAAGGCATTTGGTGCTGCGGTGTACGTCAGCGTGCCGGTCGGCGAAATTGCGGGTGCCACGGCAAACAGCGACGGGTTGCTGTTGGTGAGCACGTTGAAGGTCAGCGTTTGTGCGGATTCATTCGCAGGCCCGGTCGACAAGTTGGTCGCGAAACCGGCGGCAGTCTGGGCGCCGGCGTCTTCGTTGCTGGTGTGCGTCGACGTGATCGTGAACGACGGAACATCGTTGACGGCATTGACGGTCACCACGAACGTGGTCGTCACGCTGCTGTCGTCGCTGTTGCCCGGAATCAGATCGAGGCCGGAGTCGCGCACAACCACGCTGATGGTGGCGGTGCCGTTGGCATTGGCGACCGGCGTGAAGGTCAAGCTGCCGCTCGCTGCGCCGGTGGTGTAGTTGACGGTTGGGTTCGGAATGACAGCGGTGTTGTCACTGGTCGCCGTGACCGTCACGTTCTGCGCGGGGACATCGGCTCCACCGCTCACACCGCTGAACGACACGGTTTGCAACGTGGCGTCTTCGTTGATGGTGAGCGGGTTGACTGGATTGATGGTCGGCGGCAAATTGGGCGACGGCGGGCTAACGGTGATCGTGAACGAAACGAGATCGCTCGTATCGAAGCCGCCATTGTTCACGCCGCCGTTATCGCGGCCCGATATCATGATGGTGGCCGTCCCTTGCTGTCCGGTAGCCGGCGTGTAAGTCAATCGGCCCGTCGCGTCGATGCTGGGCGGTACCGAAAACAAGCCGAAGTTGCTGTTGCTGTTGACGATGTAATTCAGAATTGCCTGGCCGGCTTCGTCGGGCGGACCAAACGAAACAACACTGGCGAAACCAGCCACCGATTGAGCGCCGGAATTGAACGCAACGGTTTGATTCCCCAGCGTGGTGATGGTCGGCCTGTCGTTGACCGGCGTGACATTGATCGTTTGCGTCGTCGACGTGGTGGCGTCGTCGGCAGTATTCAACACGCCGTCGAAACCGGCATCGCGAACCGTAACCGTGATGATTGCCGTGCCAGAAAGGTTCGGCGCGAGCGTAACGGCGACACCGGCCGTCGTGGAGGGTGAGGTGTAGGTCACTACGGGGCTGGCCAGCGTGGGATTGCTGCTCGTCGCCGTCACCTGCAGCGTTTGCGTTTCGCCCGGGCCTGCTGTGATGCCGGTAAACGTGAACGAGAGCGGCGGATCGTCTTCGATGGCGGGAAAAGGATTGACGTTGCCGTTGGTAATCGTCGGCGCGTCATTCACCGGGTTGACGGTCACCAGGAAACTCGTCGTCGTGGTCAAATCGTCGGGCGTACCGGGAATCAGGTCGATACCGGAGTCGACGAGCGTCACCGTGATCGTCGCCGTACCACTGGCATTGGCAACGGGCGTGAAGCTCAAGCTTCCCGTTGCAGCCGGCGAAGTGTAAGTCACCGTGGGATTCGGAATGAGCCCCGGATTGTTGCTGATGGCCGAAATGCTGATGGCCTGCTGCGCGCCATCGGCGCCATCCGTGACTCCGCTGAAATTGACCGTGGTCAAACCGGCGTCTTCGTTGATCGTGACGGGAGTGATCGCGTTGATCGTCGGCGCATTGCCAGCCGTGTTGATCGTGATCGTAAACGTGATCGGCGCGGTCTGATCAATGCCACCATTCGCCGTGCCGCCGTTGTCTTGCAGCACGACGGTCACTGTTGCGACGCCCGGAACGCCCGTCGGTGTGAAGGTCAGCACGCCAGTGCTCGAAATGGCGGGCTGCGTCGAAAAGATTGCGTTGTTGTTGTTGCTGACGTTGAAGGTCAACGTTTGCGTTTCGCCGCCGCCGGCTGAAATCGCGGTGGCCCACGGGTTCACCGATTGCGCGGTGTTTGTGCCAAACGGCCGCACCTGATTGGCGCCGGGCGTAAAGCTCGGCGCATCATTGACCGGATTGATCGTGAACGAAACGGTCCCCGTGCCCGATAAGGCATTCACAATTGCCGCGTTCGTGCCGTTGTCGGTGATCGTGTAACTGAACGACGCCGGGCCGTTGTAATTGGGCGTGGGAGTGAACTCCACATTGGAGCCCACCTGTTGCACCGAGCCACCGACAACGCCCGTGGTGATCAACGTAAACGTGAGCGTTTGGTTGACTTCATTCGCAGCTCCCTTGCTGTCGTTGGCCAGCAGGTTCGCGACGGGAATGACCACGACCGGCGAATCTTCATTAATGGCCGGGAGATTATCGGCGACGGCAACCGGCGGATCGTTGATTTCCAGAATATTGATGTTGAAGGTATCGGTGTCGGTAGCGATGCCATCGGTCGTCGAAACCGTCACGACAACCGGCGTAGCCGGTGGATCGATACTATTGCGATCGAGCGCCGGGGTGAACACCAGCGTCGCGAGTGCCGTATTCACTTGCGCCGGCGCACCGACGAACTGCGCGGTCCGCCCGCCGTTCAAAATCGTAACGACAGCAGTTCCCGCACCAGCATTTGCAGTGAAAGTACCATCGGCCGTCGCGCTGGGAACGGAGACCGTAGTCGTTACAACGGCCCCGACATCGGGATCGGCTACCGAGATCGGCGAGGGCATGTTGATGGCCAGCGGAGTGTCTTCGGTGGCGATCCGCGGCCCCGTCGCAGTGTTGACCGGCGCGGTGTTGGCGACGGCTGAAACCGGCGCGAGGGCGATGCCGCGAAACGCCGTGTTCGTCGGCGCCGACGCTAGTGTCGTGAAGGCGCCAGTCAAGGTCCCGTTATAGCCGCTGCTATCCACCAGCGAAGAAAAAGCTGCAGGGGTGGTCTGCATACTCGTGGGAATACGCGTCGCAAACAAAGTAACTGTGCTACCGCTGACGATGCCGGTAATTCCATAGAAATTCAGGGTGCCTGTAATGCCTCCGCTGAACGTCCAGTTGCCGTTGGAACCAAGAGTGTACTTCGAGACCCCGCTCAACGTTTCTTCGGCATAATACAACGTGTCTGGTCCGGGTATACTCGGATCCAAGTCGGCCATAAAAAACTGGTTGATTGCACCCGTCGCGGGCACGTTTGGCAGGGTCGTCGTCGTTTGACCAGAAGTCGTGGGTAATCCGACGCCGACGTTGCCAATTTTAAAAGCGCTACCGCTTCCGGTTGTGGCCATCAGTTGGCCATTGACTATTTGCACCGTACGTATGTTGTTCTGCGGCGAAACACTTACTACGGTTGAAGTCGTGGAGCCTAGCGTCGTGTACTGGACGCCGGTGTTGCTTCCACCAGTCCATATGTCGATTCCATTCGTGCTGGTTACAGAACGAATGTTATTCGTAATCGTTGTCAGTCCCGTGCTGGTGTCCATGACGCCAGCCGAATCGATGCGCCCCACGACGCGCTGCGTGACAGTCGGAAGTGACGCAGCCACCCCCCCCGTTCCCGCGACACTGTTGTACCCAGGAAACATGATGTACTGGCCGTCGGCCGATCGCGAGATCATGCCATCGTTCGTCGAACTCCCGCTGGCTAATGCAGCCAGTTGCGTGCCATTCGGCGCCGTCGGCAGAGCAATGGACTGAACCAGTGTGCCTGTCGGTGTGTACTCGTCTAAAAAAGCGGCCACGGCAGCGTTACTCAACGCGGCCACGCCATCGCCCGCACGGTAGATAACCAAATTCCCCGCCGTGAACGCCGCCATCAGGCTGCGGTCTTCCAGCTGTTCCAAACTTGCCCGAAAATGCCGCCGGCGCGATTGCCGGGTCAGGCTGCGGGATTGCGAACGGGCACGCTGGGGCTGGCGAAGTTTCATGAGCCAGAGACTCCAAAGCAAGGTGAGCTATCGACGGGGTGGAACGGCTGACGCAAGCGCTGGGGCAGGTCGCAGGCGCAGCGGGAACCGGCCAACTTGCGGTTGCAAATCAGCGATTCAGCCGGGCGAGAGGTATTTGGAGAGGATTAGGAAAAGGCGTTTGCGGACCAATTGCCGAGCTGCGAGCGGGGTCGTTCATCCGTAAAAATCGTCAAAATCCTAATAGCCACGAGCATACTGTCAGAAACCCATCCTTCAAGGTGGAAATTTAAGATTCCGCCTTTTTTCCTGAACATTGCGTGTAATGTTCTGAACTTTGCCTTAACCGAAGCTTAACAAGCGGACGGCCGCCCTTGCTTACGACCCGGCCGCGAAGTGCTGCTCAAACGTGGCCTCGAAGAAACGGTCGGTCATGCCCGCCAAGTAATCGCCCACTGCCCGCGGCAGACCGACGCGCGCGACCCGCCGAAAGTGATGCGCCGGCAGCAACTCAGGCCGATCGAGATAACCCTGAAAGGCCTGTTGCAATCGCGATTGCGCCTCGGTGCGCATGGCCACGAGCTTCGGATGGCGATACACGCGGGTGTAAAGAAACCGCTCTAGCTCGCGCTTGAGCTCGGCGAGTTCTGGCCCGACACCGACACGAAAATCAAGTCGCCGCGCCTCATCGCTCGTCAGGCCGCGGCACTCGGCCAGGCGTTCGCCGGAAACGCGGAGCACTTCGCTCACCTGCCGCTCGATCAAATGATGGACCACGGCTTTGCGGAGCAAATCGCCCGTGCAGTTGGCATAGCGCTGCTTCGACGCCGCCACGGCTTCGCGAACGAGCGTGTTCTGCTCCAGTTCAGCCATCGTCACCAGCCCCAGCTTCACGGCATCGTCGGAGTCATGCGCGTCATACGTCATGCTGTCGGCGGCTTCGACGACTTGCACTTCCAAGAGCGGCCCGGCACCACCCGTCGCGGCAAAGAGGGCTGCCTTCTCGGCGCGAGTCTGTTGTCCTTCGAGCAATTCGTAAGTCAGATTCAAACCCGAAAACTCGGCATACCGCTGCTCCAGATCCTCGGCAATCGTGAGGGCAAAGCGGTTGTGCGAAAAACCACCATAATCTTGCAGCACTTCGTTCAGCGCGTCTTCGCCCGCATGCCCAAACGGCGGATGGCCGATGTCGTGAAACAGCGCGAGGGCTTCGACGAGATCCTCATTCAAGCGCAGGCAACGACCAAGCGTGCGCGCCAGGCAAGAGACTTCATGCGTGTGCGTCAACCGCGTGCGATGATAATCGCCAAAGTCGCCGGTAAAGACCTGCATCTTTCCCGACAGCCGCCGAAATGCCGCCGAGTGAATGATCCGATCGCGATCGCGCTGAAACGGCCCTCGATAAGGATGCTCTGGCTGCGGATGCTTCCGCCCGCGCGACTGCCGGCTAAACATGGCGTAGCTGGCAAACAGCGCCTGCTCGCGCTCATCGACGGTGCTGATATTGGCAAATGATTCGTTCACTGCTGGTTTCATCGACTTATGGTAGGTTTTTCGGCTCCGCATGCAAAGTCCGCTCGCAGCTAGCACGCTACCGCGACGGCGAAAACTTTCGCGTTGTTTAGAAACCGCAGCTGGCATAAAATCCCCATCATAGCCAGCAAGATGTTGGCTCCCTCCCGCACGCGTACAAGACTTAGACGAGGCACGGATGCATCGCATTGCTGAAATCACCGAACTGCACGCCCATTTGATCGCTCGCTGGCATCAGCAACCCATCGAGAACCACTACACGGGCTTTCTGAACCTGGTGTGCCAGCAGCTGACCTTCAACTATCAGTTGTGGCACGAAGAAGACTTGGCCCGCAGCAAGGATGTGCCGGATTCGACGATCGCCCAGGTCAAACGGGCCATCGACCGCTTTAATCAACAGCGCAACGATTACATCGAGAAGCTCGACGATTGGCTGACGGAAGAACTCGCTCATCGTCAGATCACGCCGCAGCCCGCTGCCACGCAAAACACCGAAACCGTCGGCAGCTCGATCGATCGCCTCGCCATTCTCGCCCTGCGGATTTATCACCTGCAAGAACAAGTCGATCGCCGCGACGCCACGCACGAGCATCGCGCCGGCGTTGCTCGCAAGCTGGAAGTCGCTCACGCTCAGCATCACGACTTGTCGCAATCGGCGCAGGAGCTTCTCAGCGATATCTTTGCCGGCCGAAAGAAGCATAAGACTTACCGCCAGATGAAGATGTACAACGACCCGACGCTGAACCCTCATCTCTATCGCGCCGCTGGCTAGCAATTTCGGCTTTCACTGCGATGAAAGCACGCGCCCGTAGGACGGACCATTGGTCCGTCCTACGAACGAGCGAAGAATCGCCACAGCCAATTTATTTTTACTCGACTGGACAAATTTGACCCGGCGTACGTAATCCCTAGTATTGTGACGTTGCCCAGCAACTCTGCGGCGGAATTCGACCGTGATCTGGCGACGGCTTGTCTTCTCATTTGCCTGTCTGCTCCAGGAGGGAGCCCCGGCGCTCGTGGCTGCTGCGTGCGAATTTCACGCGCTGCCCCGACCGCGGATCGTTAGCCTAAGATCGGCCCAGGCACAGTCCTCCCGTAGGAGTGTGCAGCCATGGTTCGTGTGCAGCGGTCTCTTCTCTTCAGTGTCGCGTTCGTATTCGCGACTTCGGCCGCATCTGCCCTGCAGGCCCAAACCCCCAACGGCCCGCGCGTGCAGTTCGACGCGCCCTATCAAATTGCGATGCGCGAAATCATCGCGCCGGTGCAAACGCAGCCGGGCGAAAAAATCGTCGAAGCTCGCTTCGATATTTCTTCGATCGTCGTCGCCGGCAACGAGCGCGATGTTACGCAGTTCGTGTTTCAACTGCAAAGCCTGCAGCGAACGATGCAAGTTTACGACTATCAGCCGCGCTCGGCTCGCGATACCAGCATCACTGGCAATGTCGCCGTGAGCGAAGGACGCGAAAGCTCGAACACGTCGGGCTTCGATCTGACGGGCCGTTATCAGGAATGGACCAGCGCCAACCTGAACTTCGGCGAGTCGAACAAAGAAAACGGCAACCGCAAGTTCGATCGCCTGCCGCCACTCGAAACGGTCGTTGCCAGCGGCACGGTCTTTCGCGGCACGGGCGTTTATTTCAAGCTCCACACTACCGACCGCCAACTGCTGGAAGGTTCGACGACCGTTTGCGTTCTCTGGCGTGTGCCGAGCAACTGGCGGGCTGACTATGTTCACCTGCGCTGTGTCGCTGAGGGGCGCCTGCGCGGCCAAAACCAGCAACGGGCTGGCCAACGGGATTTTCTGATTCCGGTTTCGCTCGCCGGTGATACTGCTGCTCAACAAGCGGCCGCTCGGTTCGCTCGCTCCGAAGCCAACGTGCGAATGGTCGCTCGCCAGAGCGCGGAAGAAATCAACAATCGCCCGCCGAATCCTTTCCAGCGAGTCTTCGTCGGCAACAACGATCAAGACGTGCCGCACGATTGGCTCGAACGGTTGCTCTATCTCCCTGCCAATCCCAGCATCCCTTCGCGACTCCCGAGCAGCGTGCGAAATGCCGCCGGTGATTTTGTCGCCGCCCGCGAAGAACTCGGACTGCTGAACGGATATCAACCGGCCACGAACGCCCAAGCCGTGAATGTTTCGCAGCCCTAAAGCAGACCTAATCGCGTACGAACCAACCAAGCAACAGCGGCAGAATAATGAGATTACCGGCCAAACCGCCGATCATGGCGAGGCTGACGAGGGCGCCGAAATATACGGTTGGAATGAACTCGCTGGTGCAGAGCACGAGAAACCCGAGGTCAAGCGTGAGCGTGGTAAAGAGCATCGCGCGGCCGACGCTACTTTGCACTTCGGCAAGCGCGTCGGCGACGCTCTTCTTGCCGTGGCGACGAGCGTGCAAGAATGTGTCGAGATAGTGGATCGAACTATCGACCGACAAGCCCATCGAAACGGCAGCGATCATCGCAGCGCCCATGTTGATCCGCAGGCCGATCCAGCCGACCAGGCCCATCACCAGAAAAATCGGCACGACGTTCGGAACGATGCCGATCACGGCCAACTTAAAGCTGCGAAACAGCACGAGAATGATGAAGCCCATCGCGGCCGTCGCGACAGCAAACGTCATCCACTGATCGCGAAGCATGCTTTCGATCAAGCTCGTCAGGAGCACAAAGAAGCCAGTCACTTCGGCGCCGGCCCGCGGATCTTCAGAGCCTTTCGGCAGCGGAAATTCCTCGAGCGCGATCGTCCGGACTTGCTCAATCAGCCAGCGCTTCTGTTCCGCCGATTGCCGTTCGCGAGCACGGAGCATGATCCGCAGCCGGCTTGGTTCCTGCGGATCTTTCGGAACCGAGCGAAGAGCCGCCGTAAAGATCGGCAGCTCTTCCATCATTTTCTGAATCTTCATCTCCGTCGTGATCGGCACGAGCGACAGCAGGCCGTCGACTTTGATCACGTCAAGGGCATCGACCAGGCTGATGACTTTCGTCAGGCCGGGCCGTGCGGCATCTTTATCCGTTTTCGGAAACTCAATCGCCCGCAGCCGCTTCTCTAAACTGCGAACCTTGTCGAGGTAAGCATCGTCGAGCTTTCGCGGGGCGGGAATCATCACATCCCACACGCCAGCGCCACCGAGTTGCGTTTCGACAAACTCGTACGATTTCACAACCTGGCTGTCGGAGCGAAAGTTGCGCGTGAAGTCGGTTTCGACATCGAGTCGCAACGCGCCAAAGGCGATGAAAATAGCCACGAGCGAAATGACGATGCCCGCCGTGACCTGCCGAGCGCGGAGAAAGTTCAAGAGGCCGGTTAGTCCAGAGTGCAACTGATCATCGATCCACGAAGTATGAACCGCCGTCGGTTTGATTTCTTCTTTCGTTTCGCTCGTCGGTTTCTTCACGCCGAGCAGCGAGATGGCCGGCAGCAGCAACGAGATCGCGGGCACCACGACCAGCGAGCCGATGAACATCATCGTGCCGAAGTCTTGCACGGGGCCGACCTTGGCCGACCAGAGCGAACCAAAGCCGCCGACGTCGGTCGCGATCGCGCCGCCGATGGGAATTGCTAGCGCGAGAATCGACGTGCGAAACGCCGTGTATTGCGGAATGCCTTCGGCTTCGAGTTCTCGGCAGCGAACGATTAGATGCACAACGCTCGCGACGCCGACCACCGTGATGATCGCCGAGAGCATCGAGCTGACCATGGTCAACTCGAGTTGCAACCAAACGAGCGTCGCCTGCGTGAGGAGCAGCGCCCAGTTCACAACCGCGAGCGGTGCGATCAACCAGCGCACGCTGAAGAAGCACACGATCACCGTCAGCGCGAGCATGATCGTCGACCAGAGCCACAATCGTTTGCCGTCCTTATCGAGCATGTCGAAGCCTTCGACGACCATCACTGGTTCGCCAGCAAGGACGCCGCCTTTTAAACCATCGGGCAGATCCTGCACGATGGCCCGCAGCCCGGCGATTGTGTTGTTTCGCTGCTTGGCATCGAGCAGTTTTCCTGCCGGCGGCGGCTCGAGCATGCAGGCGAATGCAGCTACCTTGCGATCGGGGCCGTGCGTGTAGCCTTCAAAGAGCGCGAGAAAATTCTGCGCGGTCTGATTCTTCGCGTCGACCAGCGGCGGCCCTTTCCCCTTCGGCTTGGTGAGGTTGAAGGCTTCGATCTTTTCGACGAGACCATTGATCTCGGCCAGGCTGAGAACATCCTGCACGCCGGCGATCTTTTCCAACCGATCGCGAATCTTCGCCACGCGGGCCAGGCCGCTGCCGTCGGCGTTCAGCAGATTTTCGTCGCGATACACGGCGAGAACGACTTCGTTGCCGCCGAACTCGGCTTTCAGGCGGTTCCAAGGTGCGAGCAGCGG is drawn from Anatilimnocola floriformis and contains these coding sequences:
- a CDS encoding DUF4254 domain-containing protein, yielding MHRIAEITELHAHLIARWHQQPIENHYTGFLNLVCQQLTFNYQLWHEEDLARSKDVPDSTIAQVKRAIDRFNQQRNDYIEKLDDWLTEELAHRQITPQPAATQNTETVGSSIDRLAILALRIYHLQEQVDRRDATHEHRAGVARKLEVAHAQHHDLSQSAQELLSDIFAGRKKHKTYRQMKMYNDPTLNPHLYRAAG
- a CDS encoding ATP-binding response regulator, with translation MPTVLVVDDSAVDRKLAGGLLARGSDWNVVYATDGPTALAQIAASQPDIVVTDLVMPGMNGLELVAAIVQQYPQLPVVLMTGKGTEETSLQALQAGAASYVPKAALNHLLAQTVRDVFALRLAQLNQQKLMGCMQQGQLHFSLGNDADFIPPFINYVQNLLCSVGLCDESSVIRVCIAFEEALRNALFHGNLELTSQQRDGDSAVYQQLVSERRTSPPYSQRQLHVSIEVTPRSGTFVVRDEGPGFDPHTLPDPTDPENIERVSGRGLLLMKTFMDEVRYNVSGNEVTMIKRAPAEQQSQEIPA
- the dgt gene encoding dGTP triphosphohydrolase, encoding MKPAVNESFANISTVDEREQALFASYAMFSRQSRGRKHPQPEHPYRGPFQRDRDRIIHSAAFRRLSGKMQVFTGDFGDYHRTRLTHTHEVSCLARTLGRCLRLNEDLVEALALFHDIGHPPFGHAGEDALNEVLQDYGGFSHNRFALTIAEDLEQRYAEFSGLNLTYELLEGQQTRAEKAALFAATGGAGPLLEVQVVEAADSMTYDAHDSDDAVKLGLVTMAELEQNTLVREAVAASKQRYANCTGDLLRKAVVHHLIERQVSEVLRVSGERLAECRGLTSDEARRLDFRVGVGPELAELKRELERFLYTRVYRHPKLVAMRTEAQSRLQQAFQGYLDRPELLPAHHFRRVARVGLPRAVGDYLAGMTDRFFEATFEQHFAAGS
- a CDS encoding beta strand repeat-containing protein codes for the protein MKLRQPQRARSQSRSLTRQSRRRHFRASLEQLEDRSLMAAFTAGNLVIYRAGDGVAALSNAAVAAFLDEYTPTGTLVQSIALPTAPNGTQLAALASGSSTNDGMISRSADGQYIMFPGYNSVAGTGGVAASLPTVTQRVVGRIDSAGVMDTSTGLTTITNNIRSVTSTNGIDIWTGGSNTGVQYTTLGSTTSTVVSVSPQNNIRTVQIVNGQLMATTGSGSAFKIGNVGVGLPTTSGQTTTTLPNVPATGAINQFFMADLDPSIPGPDTLYYAEETLSGVSKYTLGSNGNWTFSGGITGTLNFYGITGIVSGSTVTLFATRIPTSMQTTPAAFSSLVDSSGYNGTLTGAFTTLASAPTNTAFRGIALAPVSAVANTAPVNTATGPRIATEDTPLAINMPSPISVADPDVGAVVTTTVSVPSATADGTFTANAGAGTAVVTILNGGRTAQFVGAPAQVNTALATLVFTPALDRNSIDPPATPVVVTVSTTDGIATDTDTFNINILEINDPPVAVADNLPAINEDSPVVVIPVANLLANDSKGAANEVNQTLTFTLITTGVVGGSVQQVGSNVEFTPTPNYNGPASFSYTITDNGTNAAIVNALSGTGTVSFTINPVNDAPSFTPGANQVRPFGTNTAQSVNPWATAISAGGGETQTLTFNVSNNNNAIFSTQPAISSTGVLTFTPTGVPGVATVTVVLQDNGGTANGGIDQTAPITFTITINTAGNAPTINAITPVTINEDAGLTTVNFSGVTDGADGAQQAISISAISNNPGLIPNPTVTYTSPAATGSLSFTPVANASGTATITVTLVDSGIDLIPGTPDDLTTTTSFLVTVNPVNDAPTITNGNVNPFPAIEDDPPLSFTFTGITAGPGETQTLQVTATSSNPTLASPVVTYTSPSTTAGVAVTLAPNLSGTAIITVTVRDAGFDGVLNTADDATTSTTQTINVTPVNDRPTITTLGNQTVAFNSGAQSVAGFASVVSFGPPDEAGQAILNYIVNSNSNFGLFSVPPSIDATGRLTYTPATGQQGTATIMISGRDNGGVNNGGFDTSDLVSFTITVSPPSPNLPPTINPVNPLTINEDATLQTVSFSGVSGGADVPAQNVTVTATSDNTAVIPNPTVNYTTGAASGSLTFTPVANANGTATISVVVRDSGLDLIPGNSDDSSVTTTFVVTVNAVNDVPSFTITSTHTSNEDAGAQTAAGFATNLSTGPANESAQTLTFNVLTNSNPSLFAVAPAISPTGTLTYTAAPNAFGSATITVVVQDNGGLANGGVDTSAAQTFTITVAPVNDAPTFAIGPNRTVPNTAGPQTFAGQATTIVAGPANEAGQAVTLSVTGNSNPAIFSVAPSIAANGTLTFTPAPGASGTSTITIVAQDNGGTANGGVELSIPQTFTITVQNDNPPTINPVNDVSVNENAGPQMVSLTGITAGGEIQAISVTAVSSNPALIANPSISYTSPSSTGTLVYSSTPGQTGSATITITVRDAGFDGILNTADDKTTTEPFTVTVVAVNDPPVANDQTLPAVLNTPVSGVLTASDPDSPTLIYGISMNPNLGTITSFNAATGAFTYTPLPGATGLDLFTFSVSDGELSDTGIVRIAIQGAQPVVTPSNGDLLVIGTPNPDMIIISYASAGVVLVRTDAGSGLYPVTGRLIVNSGEGNDYVIATGVLVPTTIDLAEGDDYASSGMQDDLIIGGAGNDKINASGGNNVIWGDTLGEQDLPTGGADVLSSLGGNDIIYGGGANDQIFSGAGDDYINAGMGDDTVSAGAGNDRVFGNGGNDGLYGDEGDDVISGGAGADTLVGRTGDDILIGGTGGDTINGDDGRDLLFAGNTTNSASSTAGDANDLALISMLLSWTTSHPSGLASSLTTGNDGAADSLLGYTGDDDFYANTGDALSDFNLPYMGTDRLFTA